The DNA sequence GTTAATGGGGGCAAAAATGAAAGAATTTAATATAATAGGAACTTGTATTCCAGAAGAGCATTATATGGTAGATACAACATCTAAATTAAATCAAATAATAAAATTAATAGAAAAAAGAAAATATTTTACAATAAATAGGCCTAGACAATATGGGAAAACAACAACAATATATTTGTTGGAAGAAAGATTAAAAAAGAGTAAAGAGTATTTAATGATATCAATAAGTTTTGAAGGTCTTGGAGATGAAAATTTTGAAAATTCAGAGATTTTAGGTAAATCTTTAATAAGAAAAATAAATAAAATGTTAAAAATAAAAAAATTTGAAAATTTAGTAATTGATATTGAAAAAACTCAAATGAAAACGATGGATGATTTAAGCGATATTATAACTGATTTTGTATTAAAAACAGATAAAAAAGTGATATTAATGATAGATGAAGTGGATAAAAGTAGTAATAATCAACTGTTTTTAAATTTTATAGGAATGTTACGAGAAAAATATTTATCAGCAATAAAAAAGCAAGATTATACATTTCATAGTGTGATTTTAGCAGGAGTACATGATGTAAAAAATTTAAAATTAAAGTTACGACCAGATGAGAATAGAACATTAAATAGTCCGTGGAATATAGCGGTAGATTTTGACGTAGATATGTGCTTTAATCCTCAGGAGATAGCAACGATGTTAAGAGAATATGAAGCAGATGTAAAAACAGGAATGGATATAAAAAATATGTCAGAAAAGATATATATGTATACAACTGGTTATCCGTTTTTAGTAAGTAAATTATGCAAAGTAATGGATGAAAAACTAGATAGAAATTTTAGTGAAAAAGGGTTGGAAGAAGCTATAAAAATAACATTGGAAACTCCTAATACACTGTTTGATGATATAATAAAAAATATAGAAAATAATAGAGAATTTTATAAATTTATAGAAAAAGTTATATTAGGGAATGATAAAGTTGATTATGTACATACAGATACAATGGTATCAATAGGAAAAATGTATGGAATAATAAGAGAAAAAAATAGAAAAGTTGAGATAGATAATAAAATATTTGAGATATTACTTTATAATCATATTATAGCGAAACGAGAAAGAGAAAAAGGGGCAGTTTTAACTTATGAATTTAGAACAAAATTTATAGATGATAATGGTAATTTAGATATGGAATTGGTATTGAGTAAATTTCAAGAATTAATGAAAGCAGAATATAGAAAAATAGATGAAAAATTTGTGGAAAGAGAAGGTCGACTACTATTTTTAGCATTTTTGAAACCAATAATAAATGGAACAGGATTTTATTTTGTGGAATCAGAAACAAGAGAGTCAAACAGAATGGATATAGTAGTGACATATAATATGAAAAAATATGTAATAGAGTTGAAGATATGGCGTGGTGGTAAGTATGAACAAGAGGGAAGAGAGCAGTTGTGCGGATATTTAGAATCACAAAATTTAGATAAAGGGTATATGATATTTTATAGCTTTAATAAGGGGAAAAAGTATATTAAGGATAAAGTTATGGTTAAAGGGAAGGAAGTTTTTGAGATAGTTGTATAAAAAATTGGTAAAAAAAATAAAATTAAAAAAGAAAAAAGAGTGTTTTAACCACGGGATAAAGGCGGATGTTCTCAAGTTAAGAGGAACTGGTAATATAGAAAAGTGCTAGATTAATTCGTTCAGCACAAAGACACCAAGAACGCTAAGACACACTAAGAAAACATTTTTTTATTTATTTAATTAGTAGGAAAGTATAAATTTTTCAGAAAAAGATTTATGTTTTTCCATATAAAGCGTTAATCTTATGTTTTTAAATAATTTTTTTCTTTGTGTAACTTTGAGTTCTCCTTTCTTTGTGCTGAAATTGTTTTTCCTACAAAAATTTCGAACTATTGATTTTTTGAGTATTCTTTATATATAAAATGCTCTTTGTTTTTATAAATAGTTATGATATAATATGAGTATAATGGAAAATAGACAAGAAAAAAATGAATTTAAATCAGGAGGATTTATGGATATTTTAGAAATAAAAAGAGATTATGAAAAAATGAAAGAGAAATTAGAAGAGATGAGGAGGCATCTTTGACCTTGCTAACAAAAAAGAAGAGATAAAGAAATTAGAAAAAATAACAGTTGAAGATGGATTTTGGAATGATAAAAGAGAATCAGAAAAAATAATAAAAGAATTAAATATATTAAAAGAGAAAATATCAGAATTTGAAAATATTGAAAGTGAAGTTGAAGAATTAGAAGTTTTAATAGACTTTGTAGAAAGTGGAGAAACAGATTTTGAAGAAGAATTAGAAGAAAAATATAATAAATTAGTAAAAAATATGGATGAGTATGATACTAAGATATTACTATCAGGAGATTATGATATAAATAACGCAATAGTAACAATTCATTCTGGAGCAGGTGGGACAGAAGCTTGTGATTGGGCAGATATGTTATATAGAATGTATAGCAGATGGTGTAATGATAAAAAATATAAAATAGAAGTTTTAGATAGATTAGATGGAGATGGAGCTGGGATAAAAGCAATAACTTTTTTAGTTAAAGGTGAATATTCTTATGGATATTTAAAAAGCG is a window from the Haliovirga abyssi genome containing:
- a CDS encoding AAA-like domain-containing protein; this translates as MKEFNIIGTCIPEEHYMVDTTSKLNQIIKLIEKRKYFTINRPRQYGKTTTIYLLEERLKKSKEYLMISISFEGLGDENFENSEILGKSLIRKINKMLKIKKFENLVIDIEKTQMKTMDDLSDIITDFVLKTDKKVILMIDEVDKSSNNQLFLNFIGMLREKYLSAIKKQDYTFHSVILAGVHDVKNLKLKLRPDENRTLNSPWNIAVDFDVDMCFNPQEIATMLREYEADVKTGMDIKNMSEKIYMYTTGYPFLVSKLCKVMDEKLDRNFSEKGLEEAIKITLETPNTLFDDIIKNIENNREFYKFIEKVILGNDKVDYVHTDTMVSIGKMYGIIREKNRKVEIDNKIFEILLYNHIIAKREREKGAVLTYEFRTKFIDDNGNLDMELVLSKFQELMKAEYRKIDEKFVEREGRLLFLAFLKPIINGTGFYFVESETRESNRMDIVVTYNMKKYVIELKIWRGGKYEQEGREQLCGYLESQNLDKGYMIFYSFNKGKKYIKDKVMVKGKEVFEIVV
- the prfB gene encoding peptide chain release factor 2 (programmed frameshift), producing MDILEIKRDYEKMKEKLEEMGGIFDLANKKEEIKKLEKITVEDGFWNDKRESEKIIKELNILKEKISEFENIESEVEELEVLIDFVESGETDFEEELEEKYNKLVKNMDEYDTKILLSGDYDINNAIVTIHSGAGGTEACDWADMLYRMYSRWCNDKKYKIEVLDRLDGDGAGIKAITFLVKGEYSYGYLKSEKGVHRLVRISPFDSNKRRHTSFASVDIMPEVDDNIEIVINSQDLRIDTYRASGAGGQHVNMTDSAVRITHLPTKTVVTCQNQRSQIQNRETAMKILKSKLFEMEMKKKEEELKKMQGEMSEIGWGNQIRSYVFQPYTMVKDHRTNFEIGNVASVMDGNIDGFIRAYLKWIKR